In one window of Ovis aries strain OAR_USU_Benz2616 breed Rambouillet chromosome 5, ARS-UI_Ramb_v3.0, whole genome shotgun sequence DNA:
- the LOC101105913 gene encoding olfactory receptor 2T27-like, giving the protein MAKRNNVSTTDFILLGLFPEFQYASLLVYLILLIYLIALTGNSILIFLIWLDVHLHTPMYFLLSQLSFIDLFYISSSVPKMVINHSLGKHSISFIGCGIQMFFCLSLGGAECLLLTFMSYDRFVAICNPLQYTVIMNSKVCLLIALASWTGGALNSLIQTIYTMHFPVCGLKEINHFFCEMPAVLKLSCEDTSDYEMAVFVVSIIFILIPFNLIIASYIQIFLTVLKMKSPEGRNKALATCSSHLTVVSLYLGPGIVVYMTPGSSHTPALDQGLSVFYTILTPMLNPIIYSLRNKEVIGALRKVLRKKLVSK; this is encoded by the coding sequence ATGGCAAAAAGAAATAACGTATCTACTACAGATTTCATCCTCTTGGGCCTCTTTCCTGAGTTCCAATATGCCAGCCTCCTGGTCTACCTCATTCTTCTGATCTACCTCATTGCCCTCACAGGGAACTCCATACTCATCTTCCTGATCTGGCTGGATGTTCACCTCCACACTCCCATGTACTTCTTACTCAGCCAGCTCTCTTTCATTGACTTGTTCTACATCTCCAGCTCAGTTCCTAAGATGGTCATCAACCATTCTTTAGGGAAGCACAGCATCTCTTTCATTGGCTGTGGAATCCAAATGTTTTTCTGCCTGAGTCTAGGTGGTGCTGAGTGTCTCCTTCTGACCTTCATGTCGTATGACCGATTTGTGGCTATTTGTAATCCTCTACAATACACAGTTATCATGAATTCTAAGGTCTGTTTGCTCATAGCACTAGCATCATGGACTGGGGGTGCTctaaattcactcattcaaaCCATCTACACCATGCATTTTCCTGTATGTggtctaaaggaaataaatcacttCTTCTGTGAGATGCCAGCTGTCCTGAAGCTATCCTGTGAGGATACTTCAGATTATGAGATGGCCGTATTTGTGGTAAGTATCATATTTATCCTCATCCCTTTCAACCTCATAATTGCCTCCTACATTCAAATCTTCCTCACTGTTCTCAAAATGAAATCTCCTGAGGGGAGGAACAAAGCCCTGGCCACGTGCTCTTCTCACCTGACTGTGGTGAGTCTCTATCTGGGGCCAGGCATAGTGGTGTACATGACACCTGGCTCCTCCCACACCCCAGCATTGGATCAAGGTCTTTCTGTGTTCTACACTATACTTACTCCCATGCTGAACCCCATTATATACAGCCTGAGGAACAAGGAGGTGATTGGGGCCCTGAGAAAGGTCCTGAGGAAGAAGCTGGTATCAAAGTAA
- the LOC101106169 gene encoding olfactory receptor 2M2-like: protein MVGGNASSVTDFILAGLFPEFQHSTVLNFVVIFIYILAFLGNLLLIVLIWGDSRLHTPMYILLSQLSLIDLTLTSTIVPKTASNFFTGKRTISRIGCGTQSFFYLMLGMSECLILTLMAYDRYVAVCIPLRYPTIMNPRFCLHMVAGCWIGGSIGSFIHTVYPMHFRICGSREIHHFFCEVPVLIKLSCEDTSVYQLVVVVTSIVLLVVPFSLIIASYTLIFLTVLRMNSVKGRKKALATCSSHLTVVSLFFGPNIFIYMTFTSSHSPEQDQALSLFSNILTPMLNPLIYSLRNKEVVAALMKLMARCGVS, encoded by the coding sequence ATGGTGGGTGGGAATGCGTCATCAGTAACTGATTTCATCCTTGCGGGACTCTTTCCTGAGTTTCAGCATTCCACTGTTCTCAACTTCGTGGTCATTTTCATCTACATCCTTGCTTTCCTGGGAAACTTACTTCTCATTGTCTTGATCTGGGGGGACTCTCGGCTCCACACACCCATGTACATTCTCCTCAGTCAACTCTCCCTCATTGACTTGACATTAACTTCTACCATTGTTCCGAAGACAGCGTCTAACTTTTTCACAGGGAAAAGGACCATATCACGGATTGGCTGTGGAACACAGAGTTTCTTCTACCTGATGTTGGGAATGTCAGAATGCCTCATCTTGACTCTCATGGCTTATGACCGCTACGTGGCTGTCTGCATCCCACTGCGTTATCCCACCATCATGAACCCCAGGTTCTGTCTGCACATGGTTGCTGGATGTTGGATTGGAGGCTCCATAGGTTCATTTATCCATACAGTCTACCCTATGCATTTTCGCATCTGTGGGTCAAGGGAGATCCACCATTTCTTCTGTGAGGTCCCAGTCCTCATTAAGCTTTCCTGTGAAGACACTTCAGTGTATCAGTTAGTGGTGGTGGTTACAAGCATTGTACTGCTCGTTGTGCCTTTCAGTCTCATCATAGCTTCCTACACACTCATCTTCCTCACTGTCCTCCGTATGAACTCTGTCAAGGGCAGGAAAAAAGCCCTGGCCACCTGCTCTTCCCACCTAACTGTGGTAAGTCTCTTCTTCGGCCCAAACATATTCATCTACATGACTTTCACTTCCTCACATAGTCCAGAGCAGGAccaggctctctctctcttcagcaACATCCTCACTCCCATGCTGAACCCCCTTATCTACAGCCTGAGGAATAAGGAGGTGGTGGCAGCTCTCATGAAGTTGATGGCGAGGTGTGGGGTATCTTAG
- the LOC101106428 gene encoding olfactory receptor 2L3-like, whose product MLGRNASSVTDFILVGLFPEFQHSTVLNFVVIFIYILAFLGNLLLIVLIWGDSRLHTPMYILLSQLSLIDLTLTSTIVPKTASNFFTGKRTISRIGCGTQSFFFLMLGMSECLILTLMAYDRYVAVCIPLRYPTIMSPRFCLHMVAGCWIGGSIGSFIHTVYPMHFRICGSREIHHFFCEVPVLIKLSCEDTSVYQLVVVVTSIVLLVVPFSLIIASYTLIFLTVLRMNSVKGRKKALATCSSHLTVVSLFFGPNIFIYMTFTSSHSPEQDQALSLFSNILTPMLNPLIYSLRNKEVVAALMKLMVRCGVS is encoded by the coding sequence ATGTTGGGTAGGAATGCGTCATCAGTAACTGATTTCATCCTTGTGGGACTCTTTCCTGAGTTTCAGCATTCCACTGTTCTCAACTTCGTGGTCATTTTCATCTACATCCTTGCTTTCCTGGGAAACTTACTTCTCATTGTCTTGATCTGGGGGGACTCTCGGCTCCACACACCCATGTACATTCTCCTCAGTCAACTCTCCCTCATTGACTTGACATTAACTTCTACCATTGTTCCGAAGACAGCCTCTAACTTTTTCACAGGGAAAAGGACCATATCACGGATTGGCTGTGGAACACAGAGTTTCTTCTTCCTGATGTTGGGAATGTCAGAATGCCTCATCTTGACTCTCATGGcttatgaccgctatgtggctgTCTGCATCCCACTGCGTTATCCCACCATCATGAGCCCCAGGTTCTGTCTGCACATGGTTGCTGGATGTTGGATTGGAGGCTCCATAGGTTCATTTATCCATACAGTCTACCCTATGCATTTTCGCATCTGTGGGTCAAGGGAGATCCACCATTTCTTCTGTGAGGTCCCAGTCCTCATTAAGCTTTCCTGTGAAGACACTTCAGTGTATCAGTTAGTGGTGGTGGTTACAAGCATTGTACTGCTCGTTGTGCCTTTCAGTCTCATCATAGCTTCCTACACACTCATCTTCCTCACTGTCCTCCGTATGAACTCTGTCAAGGGCAGGAAAAAAGCCCTGGCCACCTGCTCTTCCCACCTGACTGTGGTAAGTCTCTTCTTCGGCCCAAACATATTCATCTACATGACTTTCACTTCCTCACATAGTCCAGAGCAGGAccaggctctctctctcttcagcaACATCCTCACTCCCATGCTGAACCCCCTTATCTACAGCCTGAGGAATAAGGAGGTAGTGGCAGCTCTCATGAAGTTGATGGTGAGATGTGGGGTATCTTAG